DNA from Nymphaea colorata isolate Beijing-Zhang1983 unplaced genomic scaffold, ASM883128v2 scaffold0619, whole genome shotgun sequence:
ATGGTATTGCATGCTGATCATTGTAATACTACTAGGTGAGTTAACCAACATGCAATGGGATCCTTCCCGTTCACCTCGGTTACCAGGACGATCTCCGGTCCTAATACAGTAGAAACTTGGGCGCTAAACAGATGTCTTCAATGTTGCAGAGAGCTCCAAGGCAATTTTGTAGTGCaatctaacaaaagaaaatagaaaaggtgGATCAATTGGTCGAAATCATCCAGACCAACGAATTTTGGGTCGTTTCAAGAAGTTTCGGAACAGTTATTCAGGATTCACGTCGATGACACTTTGCCTGCGAGCGAGGCCTGTGCTCTATTGTTCATGTCCAGTGAAGAAAGGGGCTACCAAGAATGGCTTCATCAGCCATCTTCTTGGGACCCCATTTCCATCGTTGGTCTCTAATGTCTGCATCTCTGTGTGAGGATTTTGCTTTTGGCTGtaaatatccaattttttgtcaataaaattGAGGGCTCGCCCCTCCGCATGAGTTTTCCGGGAAGGAGCACAAAAGAATAACAGCGAAGCTGGAAGGAAATGGGCAAAAGTTTTAttaataaacagaaaaaatactGCTTAGAACAGTTCTATTACAAATGGGATTTCTCCCTTGTTTATGgacaaaacaacataataaagaaGTAGCCATTAGATAGATCCAACAGCTCTAGAAGAAGCCGTTGGAGCTAGTCAACAAACTAGCGCCAATCTGGTCAAACTGCAAAAGTGTCcagatatgaaaataaatacaaaaataaaatagagaaaaacactaaaaattacAGACTTTGCTTAAAGATAATTCCTTAGAGTTGGGCATTGATGTAGGCTGAAGGAAGAATGACCCTTTCTCATGATGTCCATTTAATGTATAGCAATAGAATAGAATATTGTGGAGACTAAGTTGTTTTAAAGATTAAGGTAAATTCATGGTATATTAGTTATAATGTTTCAATAATactcaatttttaagatatattcATTACACATTCACGTAAAGCTCTTGCCGTAAAACAGTATTTAAGGGCAtatttggcaacagtaacaaattgttatgttttataaatatatattgaaataaatttatgaaacattgtaACATAATTTATGAATATGACTCAAATGCTTTAGAAGATTTACAATATCACTAATATCACTGCTTCTCTTCTCATGTTGTTTTCCAAGCAtgcaaatgatgaaaggaaaaatatttttgaaaaaaaagaagatcccATTGGTTAGGTGGGGTCCGCAGGAAAATGGAGGAGAAACGGCCAAACGACCAAACGTGCAGGCTTAAAATGAGCAAAAACCGTGCATTTTGCATTTTGGTTTCAACGAAGAGCAGGTCGGTGGGGGTTTTAAATTTCCGACTGGGTTTTGCCGGAAGCCTAGGATGTGCGGGATCGCTCTTATCATTTCCGGCGTCCAGATAGACTCGTCGTGCCTGCAGGAGTGCAGGGTGCAGATGAAGAACTGCCGGCGTCACGGGGCGGAAAGGTTCCAATTCTTTGGCTTTTGTTGGATGATCTTCATGTGGATTTCATcccgttcttttcttttttattttatactgGAGGTTAGTTATTGATTCGTATTTAGCAGTTTGCTGGGTGACGAGTGGCGGTCTATTGTTGGGAATTTGTTTTTCGACTGTTTCTTGGtttcttgtttgtttggtgTATATCAGAGTTGTGATGGTTCTGATTGCGATACTTTAGTGCACCAATGATGATACGGTTCGTTGATGACTGTCCGGGGATCAGGGATGTACAATTTGGAGAGGCGAAAACATTAACATTTTCGTACCTTTTTCGTTCTCAGTTTTCATCGAGATGTGCATTATATCTAACTCATTATTATTGGAGCAGAAAGAACTACATGCCGGTTCAATTTCAACGACCAAGTGCAAGGGTCTCGTATGGAAGGCAAGGTTTTCTGAAAGAGAAAATGTGCTTGCACTGTTACTTGAAGATTGTAAAAGCACCATGTGCTATCAGAACTAGACAGTAGAGAACTGCATGGCCGGCAATCTTTGAAATGGGTAACAGCGAGGGCCGCAAGGCCAGTAGTCGGTTCCTGCCTCGGGCGATTAGACTTCACGCCTCgcatattttttctattttatttgtaaaaaattaGACGATACAcatgtaaatttgtaattttcaatGCTGAGAaataacatattgttttctTACATACAAAATTGTAATCTATAATAATTATTGATGAAATAATTTAcatgttctttatttatatcataatttacatgttctttatttatatatatttatatcataACCAGAGACATTGTTCTCGCAATTTTCTcagcaaaattttctttccGAGCTCTTGCCAAAATTTGGATGTTAGTGggaaaatgaaagggaaaaaatctTAGaagttttaaatgaaaaaatatgaagaacGAACAAAATAAACATGATAATAAGTTTCCTATTAGCTATtataaagaaatagaaaaactttctgaaaacatgaaaattaacGAAAAAAATTCACATGCTCAAATATATGAGAGGAGGCTTTTGTGAAAGTCTcagaaaaatattggaaatatctcaggataatatcatgataatatcttgacattttttgtttttggtgtattttgaaaatattggaaCACTTTTGCTGATACTATAAGCTGGCTTCAAAACAGTGATGCTATAGGGATAtggtttatatgtatatgtgtgtgtatatgtgtttCATGACTTCTAACATTCCTAAATACTTTTGTCAAGTATCTCCCTTCTCATTGAATGATGAAATAGTAATCACTTTTTTCATTGAATGCTCGAATGCTAAGTCATATAATTTGTGCACATATTTTAATGGAGTCAAAATTGCCGATAGCGCATACTTTCCCAAATGACTGTCGGAAGCAGGACATGACTACTTGACAAGGAAGTATTCGCACGTCCATACATATCCGCAGATtcattcttcttattctttATATTTTGTATTGGTGGTTTGCATTATCATTTCCAAATGTTTTTACTCCTTGTTTGTATCCTGCCCCACTAGGTCTTCACTGCTTAGATCCATAAGGGGATTAAATGGCGCTTAGTAAGTTGATGAgcctctttgtcttcttcttacTCTTCTACGActgcaaggaagaaaaagggttGGGGGGGGTGGTGTTGTGGAGGGAACATGGGTATGCACATGTGTTAGTCTATGATACCTAGATTTTCTTCTCTTGACCACGGAGCTTTATCCCGTCTTATTGCTTCATTAAATGTTCAGAAATTCTTTGGTTCGGAAACTCGTTGGGCTTTGGTTCTCATTTGCTAAAATTACTTgttgaaactaaaattttaaggaAACACCTCCATAAATTGTGTACTCGCtccaaaattattcaatttcTGTGGTAAGTTTATTATGGTCTTTGGGAAAAACAAGTTATGTTCATCTTTTTGTTCTCGTATTCATGAATTCCAACTGTAGGAGGAATTGATAGCATATCAATAGATATTTATTTGagtttctcttattctttttccctttaatgGTTGGTGATTGATAGCTATTCATTACCTTGATAGTTCACTGATTCACTGTACAAGTAATCATTGTAGGCAGTGGTTTGTACGCTGTAATACCACTTTTTGACACTTATCATGTTGTTAGCGCCGACACTACAATGTTCTACTCAACCAAGTAAGACAGGAGCCCAGCTCCCAGTGAACTCGTGTAGTTCTCTATAATCTATATCATTAGAGTTAATCCCCTTGCAATATATATGCCATGTTGAAACTTAAAAGTAAGAGGTGGGTTTATTACATAGACTGAAGACTAGTCCACTCAACCAGGCTGTGTATATGATATATCGACTCTTCACCTCTTAgacagaaaaatgagaaaagaaaaatggatccTCAGTATTAGATCCGACACCTCACACACATCTGTTGATAAAAGGCATCTTCTTTGCATATAGTTTATAGCATATTCTATTTTGCTGTATGGCTTATTAACCAGTCAATGGGTATTGAAGTTGATTTGACATGTCCTTCATGTAGGGACTAGGATGTTCATGGACTATGGAGATGCTATTGGCAGCACTTCAGAGACGGGGCCCTGATGTCGTGGGAAGCAAGAAAGTTCAACTTGAGCTATGTGGAGGTAATTGCAAGTTACTTGATTTTACTCTGTTTAGCATTCTTGATGAGAAGGAAGAAAGTCAATAAAATGGAGAATCATGTCCCGGTGGCAAAATCAAGTGAGATTTTGGATATTAGGCTCGTTTAGATAAGACAAGGCTTTTGTTTTATCCTGCTGCAGATGATGCATATGTTAAAGAAGGAGCCAGCAAGGAAATTGCAACGCTACTCTCCATTGGCATAAGCAGATTAGATTGTGGATATAATATTGGTGTAACTCACGCATTGCCTTCtgcaaaaatgcattttatggTGCTACATTGCAACTTAGGGATACCAATCCAGTGCATCAACCACTGACAaatgattttggaaatatccTTGTTTACAATGGTATTTAACTGCTAACTCTGCTACACCATTTGgtatgaagatgcactttataATGATATTTCAACTGCTAATTCTGCTATTCCTCCGAGCATGAACATGCACTTGCTCCATTGTTTGTCATGTTGCCTTACTCATAGAGCCTATATGCCTGCAGTTGTTATCATATTTTTGGAATTGGTTCagtttgagaattattttggattCCCAAATCTTTGTTATGTTGGAGAAAATGTAAGATGGGGACAGCTTGCTAACCAACCGTTATTCCTGGATCAAGGGGGACACTGCAGTGGATTGAAGTGGGACTACGTAACTTGATCATGCACTTTGCAGTCCATGCAATAACCTTCTTTCTTTAAACTTAATTTATGTGgaatccttctctctctctgtctgaaatGAGGATGCGGTACATGTATCCTGACAGTTTACTTTTCATGATACTGTTCATGTTTGTAGAGATGAATTTTTGAGGATACCTTGTAAAGGATCCTGAATTTTTTGGAGCATGAGATGAATTTTTGAGGATACCTTGTAAAGGATACTGAATTTTTTGGAGCATGGAAATATCAACTTATCTTGAGATTCTTATTGGTAATTTTGCCTGTTTCTTGTCTCCTGcatattgctttcttttttatttttctgtacaTGTTCCTTAGGTGCCATGATATCTCTTCTATATTCCCATGTTTTTAGGTGAAATATTTGGTGGAACTGATGTTGGAGGTAAGGAGAACGATTCTGAAATCCTAATAATGTTTTTGCACTGCAGAGATGCTGTTCATGTTCTTGCCATGTAAGTCATAGGGTCTGTTGTTGTAATGACAAAGAAGGCCATACATTGTTCCACAGATATTTTCGACAATCAGAGGACCATGGGCTTTAGCACATTGGCAGGTAATCATTGCTGGAACAAACTCGCTTGTGAATCTAAAAATCTTTAAGGGATTTCATATCTGAATAGCTGCTTGAAATGCTGTGCAGGTGGAATCAAGAACGTTGTAGTATGGTCAGGATGTATTTGGTTGCAAAGTCTTCTCATTCATTGGCCCAATACAGAGGACTCGCGATTTATGCTCTCTTCCGTTGCACCACCACTAGTTCTACAATTTAATGGTAGGTATCAGACAATCTATAgaagaacatgaagaaagacTATTTACTCTCCTCAGCTTCATATAGGAGAAGAAGCAAGTGCAGTGCAGTGGTCACACACTTTTTTGTGGATTACCTATAACTTTGCTGGCATAAATGGTTAACagttgaaaatgaaattcaagtagTTAGGACTTTACTTACAACTGTACTCATTCATGTCACAATTGCAAACGACAGATCAAATTGATCAAAGTGGTACTGAGTTTCAGGATTGCAATGTACCACTTGGCGATGTCAAGGTTCATTCCATCCCAGGACAAAATCTATTAGATGCTTCTAGTTACTGGTAAGAGCTCTCTTGTAGTAATATACAGTGTCCATTTTGATGTTCATAATAATAGCCAGTGTGATAAGCAAGGCATGGTGGGTACAGTTGCTAAACATGATTGGACTGATACCCTGATAAAGAGGTTGATTGCATGGAATAGATCCTTTGTGGAACCAATGAATGATAATCTTTGTCATCAGTGTTATCCAATGCAGAGAGGGTGTAACATCTCAAGCTTAATGCTTGAGGAGAAACCACCTTCAAATGTCGCTTGCGTTAGTGATCCCATACTGACGCGGTTGAACTGCCACCATAATGTTTACTTGTGGTAGCGAATTGCATGGCGAAGCAGATTGCTGTAATAAGTTTGATTCTGATATCGACTGCATAGACCAACCAAAAGCAGTTTCACTTCATAATGGTGTGCTTCTTTTCCTATCTTCCAGTTCATTTTTCCTATTTGAGGAAAAAATACCAGAAATGCTTGTTTTGCTCCTGATGCTTCTCTTGCACTTGCAGTTTCGTTGTCAGCAAAATATTTGCTTAATGCACTCAAAGAATCTGTATCAAGACGTACTTCTAAAGATTACATATATCAGGTTCAAAATCAAATCATTTCCTTCGTTTAGATGTTGGGTTCTGTATTTTGTTGCATGAAATTAAGATGATTTGAAGGGTTATTTGGTTATCAAACTGCTGGTTGATTTCTTGTCATTACTTCACTCCAGTTGCATTATCAGTATCCTGTGCTTAACCTTTCTATTGGACTATCAGAAGTAGTCCTTTTTAGTGTTTATGTGGTTCCTCAGTTTGTTTCTGTTCTCTAGTATGTCAGTAATTTTATTACCGGCGTGCACAGTTGTGCAACTTAATTGACTTATGTGGCTAGATATATAATTAACAGGAAACTATCTCAATACTAATGAATATGTCCATATCTAGCGGCTAGCCCAGACAAAGGGAATAGGACACTGAAAGCATGAATGCTATGATCAGTtggtttttttcatataaataagTTCCCAAAATTAGGGagattaatttttataaaatattgtcataaaaatatttaccaaTGTCTAAAATGCTACGGTATCCTCATTTGCATAGATCAGGATGTTGGTGATGCTTAAAAAGGCTTTCACTTTTCTAAGGACTATAGCTTGGGTTTCAGAAGTCAAATGTGATGGGAGGTGGATGCTTTATCagtctttccttttcttatgtCAAGTCATGTTACACCTCCATGCTTCAAAGTGAAGTGCTTCAGAGCAAGCAATTTActgtaaaaattttgtgcatCAATATCTGATTTGTTTTAGTGATTTATGGGATTTTTCATTCATCTTTTGAATCAATATGCAAAAAAGTGCTGTTGACCACATTGACTTCAAAATATAGTGCtatctagaaataaaaaatttgatttattcTAGTTTACAATTATTGGATCAAAAGAATACCTGACTcgaattttaagttttcatttGTTAGCAATATTGGTTTTCATTTTGCAGTTTGTGCAAGTGAGAATGGTGTTCTTGGAAACAAAAAACGTCCTTCAAGGCTCTGCTCCTTCTTAAGGTGACACACATGCTTTTAAACAAGAAGCACATGCTTCATAGCTGAAAAACTTTTAAAGAAGTCATAGAACAATATTCTGTCATAATGAATATAAACATAATATTTAGCCGAATATTGATATTGTATCATAATCAATAAAAAAGTCAGACACCAAAATAATTACCGCACAAATTAAATGGTaggaaaaaaatcttaaatccTTTCTCTTAGTCATGTTAATCATATGATAAACAGATAGAAGGACAAAATTCTTCATCTATTAGTGTAAAGTGTAAACAATTATCAACTGCATAAACCTAGAAATATATAAGAGGAAACCAGTTTGGTGTTAATAAGTATTTCTGTAAACAGATAACATGGATGTTCATGCTCGGAAGATGCACATATGGAAGGCATAATTGTGTCACCTATTGACTGAAGGTGTCGTGAAAGCATGATCTGgattcttttcttgaatgagtaaaaaatgtgaagtttGCTTTATATGACTGCTCCAGCACAcattgatttgaatttgaagcaTAGAGGTGTAAAAATCCGGCCAAAATGATTCAAGAAGCCACGACAAAAGGCTTGTTCACAATTACAACAAGCGAGGCTCAAAGACCTCCCAAATGGACAAAGGcacacaaataaaaataaatagagcTTATTAATAGGGGCATTTGTTTGGCTTGGTTGAGGATCATGccattgtgtgtgtgttgtgtgccTAATTATATAGAATCTATGAAATAACCAAACGAATCTCATCTATGAGAAAAAAAGACATAAGGTTGAAACATACATTTCAAGTTTgctgaaaatatcattttttaacttgCAAAGCTTTGAGATAACACTATGATATTATGTATTTTTCACCTTGTGATGGTATTTTTATTATACTGTATTATTGGTTGGCATTATCAGCAGCTTTAGAAaaccaatagaaaaatatttgaatttgatctctAGGTAGGGGTGCACATTGAGTCGAATAGCTCGGACTCAATTTGGTAAAGCTCTTCTTAAACCTGAGTTTGATCCTACACCTTCAacaaacaagtcaagttcaagtttttCATAGGAACTAGTTTagttaattgagtcgagctcgagttcatgacaCCCTCAGATGTTTCAAATGTTGGCATGCACAGACATCTTTTCCTTGGGACCTAGACTTCCCTGTTAGAGGTGTAAAGAGAGAGATTCAAGAGGCAAGAAAGGAATATTTTTTGGTAAAGGACTTGCAACAATGACTATCAttaattactctctctctctctctctctctagctttctctttctctctctctgccattATTCTACTTATCCCTCTTGGGTGGTTCAGTATTGAATTTAGCGGCTGAATCTTGCTAATGACAAGCAAGCCTACCGAGTCGAGCTCCAAAAATTATTACTGAGTCGAGCTCCAAAAATTATTATCGAATTGATCTTCAGCCCAATTtattgagctcgactcaaactcgagcTGAGCTCAAGCTGAGTATTTTAGGTGCCGAactgagcttgagctcaacccGACTCATGTTCAGGGCTATATCCAGGTCATTCATAAATCATCACAAAGATCATGCCTTTTAGATCTGGATGTGATTTCATTAGAAACATTCAGTTTATtaattttcaaaccattttcGAGCCACTGCAGAATCTTATGTGCACTGtaaatgaaaagtttaaaaaattttacatgaatcttgttacgagagagagagagaggcagcaaaaagttgtctagcattacgtgaccctaatctctattaagagattagggttagggaaaattacaagagaagtccactaaaagtaacaaaacatttaaagagaccttccctaacttcctaatatttcagaaaaccccttttttttgtatctttaacactccccctcaagctggagcatatatgtcaatcatgctcagcttgttacaacatctcaggaaatcgcctatgggaagagctttagtgagaatatctgctgcctgatcttctgaggagacatgaatagtgctaacaattcctccttgaactaagtcccgaatatagtggcaatccacttcaatgtgtttagtccgctcatggaagacaggattgttagcgatatatgtagctgccttgttgtcacaatacatcttcattgggagattcactgagacatccaactctacaagtagtgatctaacccacgacatttcagccacagtttgagccatagccctatattctgactcagcactagaacgagccacaacattctgcttcttgctcctccaggaaataagattaccgcccacaaagacacaaaacccggtagtagacttcctatcatctacagatccagcataatcagcatcactatacgcctcgatgtcaacacattctcctttcttgaaccatagcccctttcccggggctgatttcaagtatcttacaatcattagagctgcatcccagtgaacttttcggggtttttccatgaattggctcaacttattcacagcaaagctaatgtcgggacgagtgacagtcaaatataacagtttccctatcagagatctgtaagatctagagtcaaacggctctgagtcatcatcatgtatatgaatgcgaggattcatggaagtgtggcaggtttagcccccaatagtcctgtttcctgtagaagatcaagagcatatttcctttgagacactacaactcctttattactacgagccacctcaataccaagaaaataacgaagttgtccaaggtctttcgtaacaaagtgttgctgtaaaaactcctttgtttgagctatctcttgatcattttcccctgtaagaacaatatcatccacgtagacaatcaatatcacaagtcctgctgagcctcgcttgataaacaatgagtgatcaagttgggatcggctaaatccacacttagataacacttcagtaagcttttggaaccatgcacggggactctgtttgagtccataaatagccttctttaacttgcataccttggaacactccccttgtcgctcaaaaccaggtggttgctgcatataaacaatttcagaaaggtctccatacagaaaggcatttttgacatccaattgaaaaagaggccactctcgttggacagcaagagagataatcaagcgaatagtgcccaaccgggccacaggcgaaaaggtctcaaagaagtcaacaccataagtctgaatataaccttttgcgacaagacgggccttgaacctttcaactgacccatcagaatgatacttgatggtgaatacccatcgtgagccaaccacatcacagcgtgttggggggtctaccaaatcccaagtctcccgagaaagaagagcatccatttcctcctgcatagcttgtcgccaacgtggatctaacagggcgtgatggtgcgaggacgggataacatgactagataaagcttgatcaaactgtactaagtgtgtactcagatgagcagtagagacagaattagatataggatgtaaggtacactgtcgcttgcccttgcgaatagcaatagggagatctgctgcagaatagtcatcacttaaacctgagtcagtcttatcagtagagcttacctcttgagacgatgctggtggacggttgagagagggacctagacgacgagtgtaaaccaacggaggctcaagaaaacgttcatgtgacctaggttgagatgatggaaatgactcaagtgacactggtggaataggaagaggtataggtgcatgcatctcagatgaagagggacttgacggagggaaataaggacgagactcaaagaaggtaacatccgcactgataatgtctttcttggtcatgggatcaaagcatttgtatcccttttgattagctgaatagctaataaagatacatttgatagcttgggcagccag
Protein-coding regions in this window:
- the LOC116245280 gene encoding uncharacterized protein LOC116245280 encodes the protein MTKKAIHCSTDIFDNQRTMGFSTLAGGIKNVVVWSGCIWLQSLLIHWPNTEDSRFMLSSVAPPLVLQFNDQIDQSGTEFQDCNVPLGDVKVHSIPGQNLLDASSYCELHGEADCCNKFDSDIDCIDQPKAVSLHNVSLSAKYLLNALKESVSRRTSKDYIYQFVQVRMVFLETKNVLQGSAPS